A region from the Pseudomonas cucumis genome encodes:
- a CDS encoding DUF3299 domain-containing protein, translating into MPRAVLALLMLVALPLWAAEPKDLTWSEMIPPDAAPEVPNMTPLHDLSKMSDALSAESAPAARQDMPNAPVVKSLDGQNIRLPGYIVPLEVSEEGRTTEFLLVPYFGACIHVPPPPSNQIVHVKSEVGVKLDELYQPYWIEGALQVKASTSELADAGYQMEADKIYVYELPE; encoded by the coding sequence ATGCCCCGCGCTGTGCTTGCGCTATTGATGCTGGTTGCCCTTCCGCTGTGGGCGGCCGAGCCGAAAGACCTGACCTGGTCGGAAATGATCCCGCCGGATGCGGCGCCAGAAGTGCCGAACATGACGCCGCTGCATGACCTGTCGAAGATGAGCGACGCGTTGTCCGCGGAGTCGGCCCCAGCGGCCAGGCAGGACATGCCGAACGCGCCGGTGGTGAAGAGCCTCGACGGCCAGAATATTCGTTTACCGGGGTACATCGTGCCGCTGGAAGTCAGTGAAGAAGGCCGCACTACGGAGTTTCTGCTGGTGCCGTATTTCGGCGCCTGCATCCACGTACCGCCTCCTCCGTCGAACCAGATCGTGCATGTCAAAAGCGAGGTCGGTGTGAAGCTTGATGAGCTGTATCAGCCGTACTGGATCGAAGGTGCGTTGCAGGTCAAGGCGTCCACGAGTGAGTTGGCGGATGCCGGGTATCAGATGGAGGCTGACAAGATTTATGTATATGAGCTGCCGGAGTGA
- a CDS encoding Lhr family helicase gives MNLPIPTDAALAGFHPAVSAWFSNTFATATAAQARAWPLIRQRRSTLIAAPTGSGKTLTAFLAVLDDLVHRGLESPDGLPDETLVVYVSPLKALSNDIQINLQNPLAGITEQLRVMGLPDVPISTAVRTGDTPQKERSAMRKTAPHILVTTPESLYVLLGSDSGRQMLGTTHTVIVDEIHAIAASKRGSHLALSLERLQALCAQPLVRIGLSATQKPIEAVSRFLVGRDRDCDIIDIGHARPRDLDIEVPPVPLSAVMANDVWELVYDRLAALAREHRTTLIFVNTRRLAERLSRHLSERLGKDAVAAHHGSLAKEFRLDAEQRLKRGELQVLIATASLELGIDIGDVDLVCQIASPRSIAGFLQRVGRSGHQVGGTPKGRLFATTRDDLIECAALLDCVRRGELDTLQIPEAPLDVLAQQIIAEVSCQEWQEQALLEMLRNASPYATLDEKHYQALLQMLAEGYNGRLGVRSAYLHRDAVSRTLRGRRGAKLTAVTSGGTIPDNADYSVLLEPQGLNIGSVNEDFAVESIAGDIFQLGNTSYRILRVETGKVRVEDAQGQPPTIPFWLGEAPGRSDELSFAVARLQAQLDERLGATPGNLQPAVDWLTDTLGLNLASAEQLVDYLARARQTLGALPSQDTLLMERFFDESGGTQLIIHSPFGSRINRAWGLALRKRFCRTFNFELQAAASEDAIVLSLSTGHSFELEDVWLYLHSNSAEHTLIQAVLEAPLFGVRWRWNAGVALALPRYSGGRKVPPQIQRMKSEDLIASVFPDQIACVENLAGEREIPDHPLVEQTLDDCLHEAMDSEGWLALLRRMEQGDIRLISRDLPAPSPLAAEILSARPYTFLDDAPLEERRTQAVLNRRWSDPQSTDDLGALDAEAIAAVRDEAWPTPTGIDEMHEALMSLACITEAEAQANPNWLEWLNTLADSGRASRLQINTEQSLWLALERLTCLRAIYPQAKLIPPLEALPGFDETWEPDEAVLEVIRARLSAFGPLPLKVIAEPLGLPATQVTQALAQLEREGYVLRGQFTPGAPDEEWCERHLLARIHRYTVKRLRREIEPVALQDFMRFLFDWQHLSAASQGQGNAVLPAIISQFEGYPVAASAWDSDILPARLKDYSASWLDELCRSGKLVWTRLTARNKSAGTALRSTPILLLPRSQVGLWSSLTEQTPVSELSPKTQKVHEALSQHGALFFDELIHEAHLLRSELEIALQELVGAGLVNADSFAGLRALITPASKRQNRSSRRGRGAFVGGMDDAGRWALLRRGAAAPVVDKQRPAPTPSETLEHIAMTLLRRYGVVFWRLLEREADWLPSWRELLRTFHRLEARGEIRGGRFVSGLAGEQFALPEAIPLLREVRRRPHDGSLIAVCGVDPLNLAGTLLPGAKVPALASNRLVYRDGIPAAAEIAGKQQFWLELDQQASAELHNKLTRH, from the coding sequence ATGAATCTGCCCATCCCCACGGACGCTGCTCTGGCAGGCTTTCACCCCGCCGTCAGCGCCTGGTTCAGCAATACCTTCGCGACGGCCACCGCCGCCCAGGCCCGGGCGTGGCCGTTGATCCGCCAGCGCCGCTCGACCCTGATCGCCGCGCCCACCGGCTCCGGCAAAACCCTCACCGCGTTTCTGGCCGTGCTCGACGATCTGGTCCATCGTGGCCTGGAGAGCCCGGACGGCCTGCCGGACGAAACCCTGGTGGTCTACGTTTCGCCGCTCAAGGCGCTGTCCAACGACATCCAGATCAACCTGCAAAACCCGCTGGCCGGCATCACCGAACAGTTGCGGGTGATGGGCCTGCCCGACGTGCCGATCAGCACCGCCGTGCGCACCGGCGATACGCCGCAAAAAGAGCGCTCGGCCATGCGCAAAACCGCGCCGCACATTCTGGTGACCACCCCGGAATCCCTTTACGTGTTACTCGGCTCCGACTCCGGCCGGCAAATGCTCGGCACCACCCACACGGTGATTGTCGACGAAATCCACGCCATTGCCGCCAGCAAACGTGGCAGTCATCTGGCCCTGAGCCTGGAGCGTTTACAGGCGCTTTGCGCGCAACCGTTGGTGCGTATCGGCCTTTCCGCCACGCAGAAACCCATCGAAGCGGTGTCGCGCTTTCTGGTCGGCCGTGATCGCGACTGCGACATCATCGACATCGGCCACGCCCGCCCACGGGATCTCGATATAGAGGTGCCGCCCGTGCCGTTGTCGGCGGTAATGGCCAACGACGTCTGGGAACTGGTCTATGACCGACTCGCCGCCCTCGCCCGTGAACACCGGACCACGCTGATTTTCGTCAACACCCGACGCTTGGCCGAACGCCTGAGTCGGCACTTGAGCGAACGCCTCGGCAAGGACGCGGTAGCGGCCCACCATGGCAGCCTGGCCAAGGAGTTTCGTCTCGATGCCGAACAACGGCTCAAGCGCGGCGAGCTGCAAGTGCTGATCGCCACCGCTTCGCTGGAGCTGGGGATCGATATCGGCGACGTCGACCTGGTGTGCCAGATCGCGTCACCGCGCTCGATTGCCGGGTTTCTGCAACGGGTCGGCCGCTCCGGGCACCAGGTCGGCGGCACGCCCAAGGGCCGGTTATTTGCCACCACCCGCGACGACCTGATCGAATGCGCCGCCCTGCTCGACTGCGTCCGCCGTGGCGAGCTCGACACGTTGCAGATCCCAGAAGCGCCGCTGGACGTGCTGGCCCAGCAGATCATCGCCGAGGTCAGCTGCCAGGAATGGCAGGAACAGGCGCTGCTGGAGATGCTGCGCAACGCCTCGCCTTACGCCACGCTCGACGAAAAGCACTATCAGGCACTGCTGCAAATGCTCGCCGAGGGCTACAACGGGCGCCTGGGTGTTCGCAGCGCTTACCTGCACCGGGACGCCGTAAGCCGCACCCTGCGCGGCCGTCGAGGCGCCAAGCTGACTGCCGTGACCAGCGGCGGGACAATTCCCGACAACGCCGACTACAGCGTTTTGCTGGAGCCTCAAGGGCTGAACATCGGCAGCGTCAACGAAGATTTCGCGGTGGAAAGCATCGCCGGAGATATCTTTCAGTTGGGCAATACGTCGTATCGAATCCTGCGGGTCGAAACCGGCAAGGTGCGGGTCGAGGACGCACAGGGCCAACCACCGACCATTCCGTTCTGGCTCGGCGAAGCACCGGGTCGCAGCGATGAACTGTCGTTCGCCGTGGCCCGCCTGCAAGCGCAACTCGATGAGCGGCTCGGCGCCACGCCCGGCAACTTGCAACCGGCCGTCGACTGGCTGACCGACACCCTCGGCCTGAACCTCGCCAGCGCCGAGCAATTAGTCGATTACCTGGCCCGGGCACGCCAGACCCTCGGCGCCTTGCCATCGCAAGACACGCTGCTGATGGAGCGGTTTTTCGATGAGTCCGGCGGTACGCAGTTGATCATCCACTCGCCGTTCGGCAGCCGCATTAACCGCGCCTGGGGCCTGGCCCTGCGCAAGCGCTTCTGCCGCACCTTCAACTTCGAATTACAGGCCGCCGCCAGCGAGGACGCCATCGTGCTGTCGCTGTCCACCGGCCACAGCTTCGAGCTGGAGGATGTCTGGCTTTATCTGCACAGCAACAGCGCCGAGCACACTCTGATTCAAGCAGTGCTCGAGGCGCCGCTGTTCGGTGTGCGTTGGCGCTGGAACGCAGGGGTCGCTTTGGCGCTGCCGCGCTACAGCGGCGGACGCAAAGTACCGCCGCAGATCCAGCGGATGAAGAGCGAAGACCTGATCGCCAGCGTGTTTCCCGATCAAATCGCCTGTGTGGAAAACCTCGCCGGCGAGCGCGAGATTCCCGACCATCCGCTGGTGGAACAAACCCTTGATGATTGCCTGCACGAAGCCATGGACAGCGAAGGCTGGCTGGCGTTGTTGCGGCGCATGGAACAGGGCGACATCCGTCTGATCAGCCGTGATCTGCCAGCGCCTTCGCCACTGGCGGCGGAGATTCTCAGCGCCCGCCCCTACACCTTTCTCGACGATGCGCCACTGGAAGAGCGTCGCACTCAGGCAGTGCTCAACCGTCGCTGGAGCGATCCGCAGTCCACCGATGATCTCGGCGCGCTGGACGCTGAGGCGATTGCCGCCGTGCGTGACGAAGCCTGGCCAACGCCCACCGGCATTGATGAAATGCATGAAGCGCTGATGAGCCTCGCGTGCATTACCGAGGCCGAAGCCCAGGCCAACCCGAATTGGCTCGAGTGGCTGAACACCTTGGCCGACAGTGGCCGCGCCAGCCGTTTGCAGATCAACACCGAGCAATCGCTGTGGTTAGCGCTGGAACGACTGACCTGCCTGCGGGCGATTTATCCACAGGCCAAATTAATCCCTCCGTTGGAGGCATTGCCCGGTTTCGATGAAACCTGGGAGCCGGACGAAGCGGTGCTGGAAGTGATCCGCGCGCGGCTCAGCGCGTTTGGTCCGTTGCCGCTAAAGGTGATTGCCGAGCCGCTTGGATTACCGGCGACTCAAGTCACTCAGGCTTTGGCGCAACTGGAGCGCGAAGGTTATGTACTGCGTGGGCAATTCACCCCAGGCGCCCCTGACGAAGAATGGTGCGAACGGCATCTGCTGGCGCGGATTCATCGCTACACGGTCAAACGACTGCGACGGGAAATCGAGCCGGTGGCTCTGCAGGATTTCATGCGTTTTCTGTTCGACTGGCAGCACCTGTCCGCCGCGAGCCAAGGCCAGGGCAACGCAGTGTTGCCGGCGATCATCAGCCAGTTCGAAGGCTACCCCGTCGCCGCTTCGGCGTGGGACAGCGATATTCTGCCGGCGCGGCTCAAAGACTATTCAGCGAGTTGGCTGGATGAGTTATGCCGCAGCGGCAAACTGGTCTGGACCCGCCTGACCGCGCGCAACAAGAGCGCCGGCACGGCATTGCGCAGCACGCCGATTCTGCTGCTGCCGCGCAGTCAGGTCGGGTTGTGGAGCAGCTTGACCGAACAAACGCCGGTCAGCGAGCTGTCACCCAAAACGCAAAAAGTCCATGAAGCGCTCAGCCAGCACGGCGCACTGTTTTTCGATGAGCTGATTCATGAAGCCCATCTGCTGCGCTCGGAACTGGAAATCGCCTTGCAGGAACTGGTCGGTGCCGGGTTGGTAAACGCCGACAGTTTCGCCGGCCTGCGGGCGCTGATTACCCCGGCCAGCAAACGCCAGAATCGCAGCAGCCGACGCGGGCGTGGAGCGTTTGTCGGCGGCATGGACGATGCCGGACGCTGGGCCTTGTTACGCCGTGGTGCTGCCGCCCCGGTTGTGGATAAGCAACGTCCCGCGCCTACGCCCAGCGAAACCCTGGAACACATCGCCATGACCTTGCTACGCCGTTACGGCGTGGTGTTCTGGCGCTTGCTGGAACGTGAGGCGGACTGGCTGCCGAGTTGGCGGGAATTGCTGCGCACGTTCCATCGGCTCGAGGCTCGGGGCGAGATTCGGGGCGGGCGGTTTGTCAGTGGCTTGGCCGGTGAACAATTTGC
- a CDS encoding OmpW/AlkL family protein, giving the protein MHKFKLCASLFALALAAPLVHAHTAGDFIVRAGAITVNPEADSSSVKVDQGPLKGADLGGKATMSSDTQLGLNFAYMITNNLGIELLAASPFEHDVKLKGTALGAANGKLGTLKHLPPTLSLVYYPLDAKSAFQPYIGGGINYTWIYDEHVSSEAAANGFSNFKADNSWGLAWQIGADYMLTDNVMINAQVRYIDIDTTATVENNAVAPGTRAKVDVDVDPFIYMVGLGYKF; this is encoded by the coding sequence ATGCACAAGTTCAAGCTCTGCGCTTCGCTGTTCGCCCTCGCGCTCGCCGCCCCGCTCGTCCATGCTCACACCGCCGGTGACTTCATCGTTCGGGCCGGTGCGATCACCGTCAACCCGGAAGCCGACAGCTCCAGCGTCAAGGTCGATCAGGGCCCGCTGAAGGGCGCCGATCTGGGTGGCAAGGCCACCATGAGCAGCGACACGCAACTGGGTCTGAACTTCGCCTACATGATCACCAATAACCTGGGGATCGAACTGCTCGCGGCCTCGCCGTTCGAGCATGACGTGAAGCTCAAAGGCACCGCCCTCGGCGCCGCCAACGGCAAACTCGGCACTCTGAAACACCTGCCGCCGACCCTGAGCCTGGTCTACTACCCGCTGGACGCCAAGTCCGCGTTCCAGCCGTATATCGGCGGCGGTATCAACTACACCTGGATCTACGATGAGCATGTCAGCAGCGAAGCCGCCGCCAATGGCTTCAGCAACTTCAAGGCGGATAACTCCTGGGGTCTGGCCTGGCAGATCGGTGCCGACTACATGCTGACCGACAACGTAATGATCAACGCCCAGGTACGCTACATCGACATCGACACCACCGCGACCGTGGAAAACAACGCCGTCGCGCCGGGCACCCGGGCCAAGGTCGACGTTGATGTGGACCCGTTCATCTACATGGTTGGTTTGGGTTACAAGTTCTAA
- a CDS encoding sugar nucleotide-binding protein, whose product MRMRLMLLGGGNALGQALIRLGAEEDIGFLAPRPPQDGWDAASLTQLLDDTRPDALINLAYYFDWFQAETVSEQRLAGQERAVERLAELCQHHNIVLLQPSSYRVFDGSRATAYSEKDEPVPLGLRGQALWRIEQSVRATCPQHVLLRFGWLLDDSPEGTLGRFLSRAEKAEELLMADDRRGNPTPVDDAARVIISVLKQLDCSAPLWGTYHYAGHEATTPLALGQAILTEARALHPLAIEAPTAQAHAARPDAAEEPQHAVLACKKILHTFGIKPRAWRAALPGLLDRFYRHG is encoded by the coding sequence ATGCGAATGCGCCTTATGTTACTGGGCGGCGGAAATGCCCTTGGGCAGGCGCTGATTCGCCTCGGTGCGGAGGAAGACATCGGTTTCCTCGCCCCCCGCCCACCACAAGACGGCTGGGACGCCGCGAGCCTGACGCAACTGCTCGACGATACCCGTCCGGATGCGTTGATCAATCTCGCCTACTATTTTGACTGGTTCCAGGCGGAGACCGTCAGCGAACAGCGTCTGGCCGGGCAGGAGCGAGCCGTCGAACGGCTGGCCGAGCTGTGCCAGCATCACAACATTGTGCTGCTGCAACCGTCGAGTTATCGCGTGTTCGATGGCTCCCGGGCAACTGCTTACAGCGAAAAAGACGAACCGGTACCGCTGGGCTTGCGCGGTCAGGCCTTGTGGCGAATCGAGCAAAGCGTGCGCGCCACCTGTCCGCAGCATGTGCTGCTGCGTTTTGGCTGGCTGCTCGATGACAGCCCCGAGGGCACCCTCGGGCGATTCCTGAGCCGGGCCGAGAAAGCTGAAGAACTGCTGATGGCCGATGACCGTCGCGGTAATCCGACGCCGGTGGACGATGCCGCCCGGGTGATCATTTCGGTGCTCAAGCAACTCGATTGCTCCGCGCCACTGTGGGGCACTTACCACTACGCCGGGCATGAGGCGACCACGCCGCTGGCGTTGGGGCAGGCTATCCTTACCGAAGCACGCGCTTTACACCCGCTGGCTATCGAAGCGCCGACCGCCCAGGCTCATGCCGCGCGGCCCGACGCCGCCGAAGAACCGCAACACGCGGTGCTGGCCTGCAAGAAAATTCTGCACACTTTCGGGATCAAGCCCCGCGCCTGGCGCGCGGCACTCCCGGGCTTACTGGATAGGTTTTATCGCCATGGCTGA
- a CDS encoding NAD-dependent epimerase/dehydratase family protein — protein sequence MADGPVLITGGAGFIGSHLTDALLTKGHSVRILDDLSTGKRSNLPLDNPLVELIVGDVADAALVAQAMVGCSAVAHLAAVASVQASVDDPVKTHQSNFIGSLNVCEAMRQAGVKRVLFASSAAVYGNNGEGESIDEDTPKAPLTPYAADKLASEHYFDFYRRQHALEPVIFRFFNIFGPRQDPSSPYSGVISIFSERAQKGLPITVFGDGEQTRDFVYVEDLVDVLVQAIEKPQVEVGAVNVGWNQATTLKQMLAALEAVVGKLPPVSYGPARSGDIRHSRANNRRLLERFTYPQQTPMSVGLARLLGR from the coding sequence ATGGCTGACGGCCCTGTTTTAATCACCGGCGGTGCCGGTTTCATCGGTTCGCACCTGACCGACGCCTTGCTCACCAAAGGGCATTCGGTGCGGATTCTCGATGACCTCTCCACCGGCAAACGCAGCAATCTGCCGCTGGACAATCCCCTCGTCGAACTGATCGTGGGCGACGTCGCCGATGCTGCACTGGTGGCGCAGGCGATGGTCGGTTGCAGCGCGGTGGCTCATCTGGCTGCGGTGGCTTCGGTGCAGGCTTCGGTGGATGACCCGGTGAAGACCCATCAGAGCAATTTCATCGGCTCGCTGAATGTCTGCGAAGCCATGCGTCAGGCCGGCGTCAAACGGGTGTTGTTCGCGTCCAGCGCAGCGGTCTATGGCAACAATGGCGAAGGCGAATCGATCGACGAAGACACGCCCAAGGCACCATTGACGCCGTACGCGGCGGATAAGCTGGCGAGCGAGCATTACTTCGATTTCTATCGCCGTCAGCATGCTCTGGAGCCGGTGATTTTCCGTTTCTTCAACATCTTCGGTCCGCGCCAGGATCCGTCCTCGCCGTATTCCGGGGTGATCAGCATTTTCAGCGAGCGCGCGCAGAAAGGCTTGCCGATCACCGTGTTCGGCGATGGCGAGCAGACTCGGGATTTTGTCTATGTCGAGGACCTGGTGGATGTGTTGGTGCAAGCCATCGAGAAACCACAGGTCGAAGTCGGCGCGGTGAATGTCGGCTGGAATCAGGCGACGACCCTCAAGCAAATGCTTGCAGCCCTTGAAGCGGTGGTCGGCAAGCTGCCGCCCGTGAGCTACGGCCCGGCGCGCTCCGGTGACATCCGCCATTCACGTGCGAACAACCGGCGGTTGCTGGAGCGGTTTACCTACCCGCAGCAGACACCGATGAGCGTCGGCCTGGCGCGGTTGCTGGGACGATAG